One genomic window of Polaromonas sp. SP1 includes the following:
- a CDS encoding DUF3717 domain-containing protein: protein MPGIHITDIEAAINYWREKKPSPDGITLAPELRALAEVYALMIFYHEDEADEKSFPPKALAAWRAWYDTTADTPCIAICSTSQGDALCKGCGRSFDEVQHWPEMSPAAKRATWRRITQEATAWRFGRYADRALENRNPPAPDEPS, encoded by the coding sequence TCCACATCACCGACATCGAAGCCGCCATCAATTACTGGCGCGAGAAAAAGCCCTCACCCGACGGCATTACGCTGGCGCCCGAGTTGCGCGCGCTGGCCGAGGTGTATGCCCTCATGATTTTTTACCATGAGGATGAGGCCGACGAAAAGTCCTTCCCGCCCAAGGCGCTGGCCGCCTGGCGTGCCTGGTACGACACCACGGCCGACACGCCCTGCATCGCCATCTGCTCGACCAGCCAGGGCGACGCCCTGTGCAAGGGCTGCGGCCGCAGTTTTGACGAAGTGCAGCACTGGCCCGAAATGAGCCCGGCGGCAAAACGCGCCACCTGGCGGCGCATCACGCAAGAAGCCACGGCCTGGCGTTTTGGCCGCTATGCCGACCGCGCGCTGGAAAACAGGAACCCGCCGGCGCCGGACGAGCCAAGCTGA